ATACCAGGATGGTTGAGACAACAGAAATGAGGGTTGCGGCAACCATGGAGGAAAAGCCCAATTTGTACCAGCGCAAAGCCAGGGCCACAAGTAGTGGTACAATCAAGGGCGCGGCGCTGAATTTAGTCGCCAGCGCCAGGCCATAACCAAGGCCAACGATCAGCGACCAGCGCACTGGTTTATCGGTATCGACAAGTTTGACGCAAGCAAAGATAGTCAGGGTAACGAAGAACAACAGCATTGTGTCGACGGTATAAAAGTGCGACTGCTGGATCTGAAATGGCGTGAATGCCACCAACACCGCGGCCAGCAATGCTGCCGACCAGGCATAACGGCGACCAGGAGTGCGATCAGGCACCAGCAAAAGTGCCAGGCCGCCGGTCAGGAGAATAGTGCCGGTATCAAAAATCGCGTTCAGAGCGCGACCGGTGAGTGTCAGGTTGGCGAAATTCGCTAATGCGGGGGAAAAGTGCGACAGAATATTGCCAACGCCCGCCAATAAATACATCGGGAAAGAACCATAGGCAAAGAAGTGCGGATTGAGGGGAGAATTGGCAGCATCGAAGAATTGCGCCCAACTGTCCGGCCAGGCCAGCTGAACAACATGAAACATGATCTGCCGCTCATCTGGATGAAAATTATTGCCATACGCATACGCCGGTCCATACACGCGTAGCAAGTACTGAAAGCGCGAGGCAAGCGAATCCCAATCTAATACATAAAGACGCAAGGCCAGCCCAAGCAACGCTATGCCGGACAGGGCCAGGGGCCGCCAGCGAATAACGATCTTCAACTTTTGCTATCTCTTCCTTCCTCTATCAAAGAGGAGTGATTACTGCTCAGGCCAATAATGTAGGTGCCTCTGCCTCACTAGTATAAGGACAGTCGCAGCATAGGTCAAGAGGGAAAACTCATCAGAAAATATTCCTGATTGACACGTATGGTAAAACAGGCATCAGCATGAACAAATCGGAGGAAGAAATAACTCTATGCGACAGCTACAATCACGAATCCCGCGTGGTGTGGCTGTATTGTCATTTTTAACGCTGTTAGCGCTCATATTACTTGCGTTGGATGCATTATGCTATACCGTTGCCTTACCGGTTGAGATCGATATTGAGAGCGGTATCGCTACACTTCATGTTGATAGCCAGACCCTGCGACTTGGTCACATCTCGCTGCCCATAACGCTGCAATTCGCGCCGCGCGACCCGGTAGTCCATGAATACCAGATTGATGGCACCGACAGCACCAACAACCTGACATTAGACCCGGCATACCTGCACTCTATTTCCTCGTCCCCTTATTACCACTTCCAGGCATGGATGCGCGACCTGGATGGCACCAGTCGCTGGCGCAACCTTGAAGTATTTGCCGGTGGTCACTCGATTGGAGGGACGAACTGGCCCCTCAATGGTTCGCAAGTAGTGCTGCCGAACGCCGGATCATTACGTATAAGCGTAGAACTACAGCGCCCAGAGACACCCATGACGCTCAACCTGATCGCAGCGGATGGCACAATCCTGCATATCACGCTCGACCGTAACGACCGCCAGATTGCTATCACCCGCGATGTGCAAGGGCAGGCCGCCAATCAACCTGTGACCAGCGCATTCTTCCCAATCAGTTCTCTTCCTTTTGTCGCCATGGTTATTGACACGCTGGTGCGGATCATGCTCTGGGCCGTGATACTTTTGCTCATGGTCCTGATTGGCGAAAGCGTAATCGGGTTCATCATAAAAACAAAATGGCCTCGCTCAACATCACAGGTTATGGAAAGTCCACCTGACTTTCCAACAATGCCGGCGGCTGGACAAACAAGCAGGCAAGAGACAAAGCAGCATCTTACTGCTTTCAGTCTTTACCTGCGAAAATGTTGGCAGAGTTTTACCAAAGCCATCCACCCGGTTGCCCTGATTGCGCTCACCGGCTCTCTGATTTTCGTATCGTGGATTTCGCTCGTCCAGTACAACGCTGAGCCGCACATCTACGATGCCAGCGCGTATCTTTTTGCAGCGAAAATGTACGCGCTGGAACACCTCTCCGTTCCCATACCAGCAGCGATAGACCGTTTCCCGGGGCCTTTCATGGTGGTATTCAACGGGCAGTGGTTTGGACAATATGAACCTGGCACCTCCTTAACTCTGGTTCCGGGCATCTGGCTGGGCATACCCTGGTTGGTCGAACCGGTTCTGGGAACCTTCGCACTGCTTGGTATCGGGCTGATAGCGGCGAGGCTTTATGACCGCCGGGTGGCAACATTGGCGATCTTACTGGGTGCGCTTTCGCCGTTTTACAGTTACCTTGCCGCCAGCTACCTGAGTCATGCAGTTGCGCTCTTCTACCTCGTCTGGGGACTATGGGCGCTGCTGCGTTTCGCACAGGGCGAGGCAGGCTGGAATTTGCCGTTATCGGCGGTTTGCTTCGGCATGGCAGCATTGACACGCGACCTGGTTGCTGTCCTCTTCGTTCTCATTGTCCTGCTGGGAGTGCTTTTGCTTCATTGGAAAAGACTACGTCATGATTGGCAGCGCTGGATCATACCGGGATTGAGCTTTATCGCGGTCGCAATCATCTTTCTCGGTCTTTACTTCAGCTTCAATGCCATTTTGACTGGCAACCCTCAAACGACGCCGCGCAGCCTCTTTTTCGCCGGTGACCACTGGGGCTTTGGGCAGGGAGTTGGCTTCTACGGGCAGCACACGGTGGCCGCCGGTTTCGTCAACCTGGACGAGTTGCTGACCATTCTCCAGATCGACCTCTTCGGCTGGCCGTTTTATCTGACACTGGCATTTCTGGCACTGCCGTTCCTGACCTGGCGAGCTAAAGGCGCAGACTGGCTGATGCTGGCAGGGGCAGCTATCATGACCGGCGCTTATATTGGCTATTTCTACCACGGCATTTACCTCGGGCCGCGCTACCTTTTTGAAACACTGCCATTCCTGCTCATCCTCACTGCTCGCGGCATCCTGGCTCTGAATTCGGCGGGCATAGCTGCCGGGCGCGCAGCAGTTCAGTGGCTGCATCATACGTTACCCGTGAACAAAGTACGGAACGGGCCTGCTTTCAGCCTCATTACGGTAGCACTGGTTGTAGCGCTGATAGCCTGCAATCTGGGATATTACATGCCGCGCCAGATTGCACTGCATACCAACTACACCGGCCTGCCGGCCTGGTACAACGTTGACGCGTCGGAGATATATCATGCTCCCCTGCACAGTGCCATCGTTGTAACGGATGATTACACCATTTACCAGTTCATTCTCTTCCCCCTAAACGACCCGCTGCTGCAAGGCAATGTGATCTACGCCTGGGCCAGCAACCCTGCGCAATATGAAGAACTGCGCACTGCCTTTCCTGGCAGGACGCTGTACCAGATGGTGATTGAGGCAGATGGGTCGGTGAGGTTTGTCAATTTGGGGGATTGATTTCCGCTTTTTGGGATGGGAGATGTATTAGGTATATAGGAGCATGAATACATGTCAAGTTGCTAACTTAGTAGCAATTAGTCCCTGAAATATTGCTAACCAGTATAAGAGATGGTAGCATTATGAGAAATCATGAGCAACTGTTCTAACAAAGATATGGAGAGAAAATAGCCATGGTGATGGAGCAGGTTCGAAAGTCTAAATCATACGCACTTCCATTAGATAATTTACGGATTCTAGCTCCCGACATTCCATGGAATCATACCCCCGCTATTTCGCCAGACCTCTTACCTGTTGAAGTATGCCAAATGCTCGGAGAATGGTATGCTGCTAATACTAGTGAGACCCGACGACGTGATGCCGGGCAATTTTTTACTCCTCCAATTGTGGCACGCTACATGGCGAATCAGGCGGGAGAACTTCACGATCGAATGCGGGTCCTTGATCCAGGAGCTGGCACAGGAATATTATCTTGCGCTATTTGCGAACTTGCGGTTGTTCAAAAGATATCCAGGTTTTCTATCATCGTCTATGAAGCTGATCCTGTACTTTATATCCTTTGTTCCTTTGCTCTTAACTACGCCAGAGACTTTCTCCAAGAACATGGTATCGAACTATCCATCGAGCTTCACAGGCAAGATTTTATCGAAGCCATGGCAGAACAAATTTCCCAAACATCCTTGTGGACAGATGAACTTCAACCTCAACAACCTTTTGACCTTGCTATTCTCAATCCTCCTTATTTCAAGGTTAATCAAAAAGATACGCGTGCCAGACTTGTAAAAGATATTGCACATGGTCGAACAAACATATATACAATCTTCATGTCCTTAGCAGCATCTTCTTTGCGAATAGGAGGGCGTTTCATTTCAATTACACCTCGATCGTTTGCTTCCGGTACATATTTCCAGCACTTCCGTCACCAGTTTTTTTATACCATTATGCCCGAATTTATGCATATATTTGATTCCAGGCGATCTGCTTTCGAAAATGCCGATGTACTTCAGGAGAATATTATCCTCGCTGGTATAAGGAAAGGAGCAGTTTCCATAGATGCTCCTTTTGTCACTCTTTCACGAAGTCGGGGAATTGAAGATTTGGCCCACCCACTTACCCAACAAGTGCAGCGTCGGCTCGTTTTCGATGAAAGGCAGAATGACCCTGTATTACACTTACCAACAAGCGACATTGATACACATCTTTTGCAAGCATTCAGACGTTGGCCTGATCGACTAGCAACATATGGATTGGAGATATCAACCGGTCCTGTCGTTCCTTTTCGGAGCCTTGATATGTTAACATCTGTAGAGGACGTGAAGCAAGGCAGAGCCGTTCCTCTTTTATGGTTGCAGCATGTCAAACGCATGGATATTAAGTGGCCTCTTGAGCAATTTGACAAACCACAAGGGATACTGCTTCAGGCAGGGCATAAATTACTTACTAAGAATACAACACAGATTATTTTACGACGGTTTAGTGCTAAGGAAGAACCACGCCGCATTACAGCAGCTGTTCTACTAGAGAATACCTTTAGTACAGATCTGATTGCTTTTGAAAATCACCTGAATTATCTGTATCGTCCTGGTGGAACGCTTTCTCATGAGGAAGCTGTAGGAGTAGCAGCTTTCCTCAACAGCACTCTCGTTGATCGTTACTTTCGGATAACAAATGGCAACACGCAGGTTAATGCTACTGAACTGAGAAAACTGCCATTACCTCCATTGGATCAACTTATTCGATTAGGTCAACAAGTGATAAATTTGCGAATCGAACAAGATTTTGATGCAATCGAAACTATCCTTATGGAGGATCTTGGGAAAGACCTGATTGTGGGAAGTGAGGAGAATGATCTCCAACTCCCTATACTTAAAGATTCGAGGATGTCTATGGGTAAAATTCAGGAGGCCCAGCGCATTTTACACGATCTTGGCCTACCACCAGCACAACAAAACGAAAT
This window of the Ktedonobacteraceae bacterium genome carries:
- a CDS encoding glycosyltransferase family 39 protein, whose amino-acid sequence is MRQLQSRIPRGVAVLSFLTLLALILLALDALCYTVALPVEIDIESGIATLHVDSQTLRLGHISLPITLQFAPRDPVVHEYQIDGTDSTNNLTLDPAYLHSISSSPYYHFQAWMRDLDGTSRWRNLEVFAGGHSIGGTNWPLNGSQVVLPNAGSLRISVELQRPETPMTLNLIAADGTILHITLDRNDRQIAITRDVQGQAANQPVTSAFFPISSLPFVAMVIDTLVRIMLWAVILLLMVLIGESVIGFIIKTKWPRSTSQVMESPPDFPTMPAAGQTSRQETKQHLTAFSLYLRKCWQSFTKAIHPVALIALTGSLIFVSWISLVQYNAEPHIYDASAYLFAAKMYALEHLSVPIPAAIDRFPGPFMVVFNGQWFGQYEPGTSLTLVPGIWLGIPWLVEPVLGTFALLGIGLIAARLYDRRVATLAILLGALSPFYSYLAASYLSHAVALFYLVWGLWALLRFAQGEAGWNLPLSAVCFGMAALTRDLVAVLFVLIVLLGVLLLHWKRLRHDWQRWIIPGLSFIAVAIIFLGLYFSFNAILTGNPQTTPRSLFFAGDHWGFGQGVGFYGQHTVAAGFVNLDELLTILQIDLFGWPFYLTLAFLALPFLTWRAKGADWLMLAGAAIMTGAYIGYFYHGIYLGPRYLFETLPFLLILTARGILALNSAGIAAGRAAVQWLHHTLPVNKVRNGPAFSLITVALVVALIACNLGYYMPRQIALHTNYTGLPAWYNVDASEIYHAPLHSAIVVTDDYTIYQFILFPLNDPLLQGNVIYAWASNPAQYEELRTAFPGRTLYQMVIEADGSVRFVNLGD
- a CDS encoding BsuBI/PstI family type II restriction endonuclease, which gives rise to MVMEQVRKSKSYALPLDNLRILAPDIPWNHTPAISPDLLPVEVCQMLGEWYAANTSETRRRDAGQFFTPPIVARYMANQAGELHDRMRVLDPGAGTGILSCAICELAVVQKISRFSIIVYEADPVLYILCSFALNYARDFLQEHGIELSIELHRQDFIEAMAEQISQTSLWTDELQPQQPFDLAILNPPYFKVNQKDTRARLVKDIAHGRTNIYTIFMSLAASSLRIGGRFISITPRSFASGTYFQHFRHQFFYTIMPEFMHIFDSRRSAFENADVLQENIILAGIRKGAVSIDAPFVTLSRSRGIEDLAHPLTQQVQRRLVFDERQNDPVLHLPTSDIDTHLLQAFRRWPDRLATYGLEISTGPVVPFRSLDMLTSVEDVKQGRAVPLLWLQHVKRMDIKWPLEQFDKPQGILLQAGHKLLTKNTTQIILRRFSAKEEPRRITAAVLLENTFSTDLIAFENHLNYLYRPGGTLSHEEAVGVAAFLNSTLVDRYFRITNGNTQVNATELRKLPLPPLDQLIRLGQQVINLRIEQDFDAIETILMEDLGKDLIVGSEENDLQLPILKDSRMSMGKIQEAQRILHDLGLPPAQQNEISALTLLALGNLTETTPWENVSNRPVTIHHMMAFMKQHYGRIYAENTREVVRRQVIHQFEQARLVDRNPDDPTRPTNSPDFCYGLTRDVLDVLVQFETKEWENAAAKFLSNHGALWEQYQRSRQTHALPLKLADGKQLYLTPGKHNQLQIAIIEKFGPRYAPAATVLYLGDAAQKFVIYEKERLEQLGVPMTAHDKLPDIILYDENKNWLYLIEAVTSHGPVSHKRHYELENLLVNCTAERIYVSCCNYSGVLEICQRVQHPVE